Genomic window (Candidatus Nitrosocosmicus franklandus):
CTCCTAAGACTACAGCGCCTGCCTCAAGCATCATTATACCAGACTTATCTCTAACTACTGCAGCTGTAAGGCCAGCAGCAGTAGAGCCTCTTCCTGATGTATACAAACCTCTAGGTGCTATTTTTGCAGCAAACTTTAGCATTTCAGACTTTGCAGTTCCAGGATCTCCAACCAATAATACGTTAATATCACCCCTTCTGGTAGATCCATCATCTAGTTTCTTAGTTATGGAACCTACAATTAGTAACAAAATGGATTCTTTTATTACTTCATGACCATGGACATGCGGTGCGAAAGAAGATATTAATTTGTCATATATATCAGGTTTTTTTGACAACATCAATATTTGCCTTTCATCTTCAGTGCTAATTGAAATACGTTCAATAGATCGGGTTTTCTTATCTCCGGGTCTACCCCCAAGATATTCAATGTTGTTACCTTCCATTCGTAATCTAAATAAAGAAGTTTTTTGCGATGTTGGATTTCCTGAACCAAAAGAATATTCTTGATCGATTCTAACTATACCAGTTAACATAATTCTATCTCCTGGTCTGCATTGATCAACCAAATCACCAAGAATAGTTACTTCGATGTAATGAGGCAACTGTCCTGCTGGTAAATCCTCTGGTAACTCTTGTAACCTAACCAGCTGAAAATCAATAAATAAACTATGCTCTACATCCATTTCCAATTCTTTCTCAGAGCAATTAATACATCGTAATGGTTTTTTTAACACTAAACCCTTTAATTGAGAAAAACTAATCTGATTGCAATTAAGACACCGATATGCAATTCGTTTTCCCAACGGTTTAATTTCAGAGGAACGTACTACCATTCCGGAAACACCCAATAATTTATTGATCACGTCTGCATTGATATCCCGTAATCCCTTCTGTACGGCATAGTTTCCTATTCTTACTCTAACATGCTCTCTAATTGTATTTGCATATTCTGGATGAATTTCGAGAAGGATAGAAGTAACAGCTTCGTTAAAAGCCGAGAGCATTTCATCCGGTTTATGAGTAATATCCTTGGCTAAGGATGGAGCAAAGCTATCAAAATCAATATAATCTATGGTAATAGATGTAGAAGATGCAGCCATCATATTATTGATCTTGTCAAAATATTTGTAATTACCATCACGATCCTTAAATGAACGCAGAAACCTTTCCAATTCATTTGACAATGCAGATATAGTTTGTTCCTCTTGTTCCTGTTCTTGCATATTTGATGATGGAGTAATAGGATCAGAATCACTCAATCTTTAACACCAATTTCTTAAATTTGGATGTCATATAATAAAAATTCTCGTAGAGAAATCTCTCTTCTATTGAAAGTTTTTCTTCAAGTTCTGGTACGAGTGGCGATGAGGCTGAGAGTTTGACTATTTTTTGTAATCTAGAAGCAATAAACGGATTCAATGCTACTATTAATGATTCTCTTTCATTATCTCCAACACTATGTAGATAATTATTTACACGAGCATAGAAATCTGGTTCTATTGTAGACAACATATGACTTTGAGATATTCTTTCTCGATTCAAAGCTCTCTTAATATATGATAATTGGTCGTCATCGTGAACTTCTACAATTCCATGTTCAGATAAAATTGCAGAGATCCATCGAGGTATGGAGGTCATATCTCCCTCCTTGGCACTAATAAAAACTAGAGGACGTATAGATATTTCAAAATCCCTTAAATAAATCACACGTACGTCCTTTAGTAGATAATCTAACGAAGAAAAAGTATAAAGAATAGAAATATCATCCATTTCTAAAAATAGTTTATCTATACTAATGGCAGTGCCATTCGACGAATGTGATGGTTGTCTTCTTGGCGGAGAGGATGATGATTTTTTCACACATGTTATTATTGTAATAAGTTAATAAGATTTCAATCTTACAAATATTAAATAATTTTAAATTGGCATATGGAGGACAATACACCTAAATGGAAAAACAGCAGAAGTCTAAGGAAATTTCTGATATTATGTGGGTGGAAAAATACAGACCAACCCGTTTAGATCAAATCATCAATCAAAAGGAAATTGTCCAAGGGCTAGAAAATTTGTTAAAAAAACCCAACGAACTGCCCCATTTGCTATTTACTGGACCTGCAGGTATAGGTAAAACTACAACAGCTTTATGTTTAGCTAGACAGATTTTAGGAGAAAACTGGAAGAGAGATACATTAGAACTAAATGCATCTGATGAGAGAGGAATCAAAATGGTTCGCGAAAGAGTAAAGGAATTTGCCTCGATAATGAAACTTTCTCTAAAACAAGATATAGATGAGAAACCATTTAAAATTATTATACTAGATGAAGCGGATGAAATGACATCGGAAGCACAGACTGCCTTAAGAAGGATAATAGAAGATAGTGCTAAGACAACCAGATTTATTTTCATTTGTAACTATTTGTCTCAAATAATTGAGCCTATACAAAGTAGATGTGTAATTTTCCGATTTTCTAAAGTTTCGGAAGATGAAATAGTAAAATATTTGAAGAATATCTGTGCAAATGAGGGAGTAAAGGTAGAAGAGAAAGCTCTACACAAAATTTATGAACATACCAATGGGGATCTTAGATATTCGATAAATATTTTACAAGCTGCCGCTGCAAGTGGAAATGTAAATATGCAGCATGTTCAAAATGCTATAGGTATTTCAGGGAAAAGCAAGATAGCAGAAATAATTAATTTGGCCGTTAACGCGAAATTTAATGAATCAAGAATAAAATTATTAGAATTATTAAACGTATACGGAGTTTCAGAAACAGATTTTCTAAAGTATGCTAATGAAGAGATTTATAAGCTTGAATTAAAAGACCCTTTTGAAGTATCAACCATGGTTGCAGAGTATGACTACAGACTTGCAAATGGTGCACATCCTGAAATTCAATTGGCAGCCTTTTTGGCACAGCTTGGAAGACTAAATGTAAAGAGACAGTCATAAACCTAGTTAAAAGTCATCCTCAAATTCATCTACACCATCTTCTTCAGTTACTTCATCAAAATCCTCTTCAAATTCCTCACGTTCTTCGGCGGTCTTGTAGGGAATATCAGCCTCTCCTAAATTTCCACATACAGGACACTTAAATTCGATTGTTTGTCCTTCAAGATCTAACAGAAATTCTTTGGTGAAAACCTCATCACAATTTGAACAAACTAAGGTAGTTTGAATATTTTCTTGAGTAAATTTATGAGACTGTACCCGAAAGATTGTGTTCACCATACTTATTTTACCTATAAGAATCAGTCTTTATTATAAGCCTTATCTTTTTATAAACCTAAGGGTTGCAGTACATTTGCAATTTAAAGTTGAACTAATTCATGTCCAACATTTTGTGCATTTGTGGGATAACTCTTACATCCTTACAATAAGGGTATACTTCATCATAGATTTTTAAAATTTGTTCAGCAGAAGGAGAATCATATTGATAACTAGGTTGAAGTGTTATACCACTTAAATTATCAATATTGGAGGATTTAAAGATCTTATTTGTTAATTCTCTAATTTCATTGACGTTTGTTGATTTTGTAAATACAATTTTTACAAAGGAAATCTTATCCTTCCTGCTTAATGCCAATTCCAAACATTTCAATTCATTCTGAATCAACTCATCATAGAATTTAGGTTCAATTACTTTTGAATCAGAAGTTTTAAATTCAATTTTACAAATATCAAAATATGGCAGAACGGATTTGAATCTTTGCCAATCATAACAAGATGACTCAAGATAAGTTTTCATATTTAACTCATTTTTAATGAAATTTGCTAGGGTAACCAAAGATAAGGGTTGTAATAATGGTTCTCCTCCAGTAAAATTTACTTTAAAAATATTCGGCTGAAGCTTTCTGTATATGAGATGTTTAGCTTCACCTATGGTATAGGTTTTTCCACTCTTGGGTGATAGGGAATATTTCGTATCACACCAATAGCATCTGAGATGACATCCTGAGAACCGGATGAACAAGGTTTTTGTACCTGCAAATATACCTTCGCCTTCGATACTTACAAACACCTCATTTAATTGGACCTTGTCAAGTTCTTCCTGATCATCTATGGTATAATTTTCGTTATTGTTACTATCATTATTATGGATCTCAATTCTGGGATTAATGATTGGCATATAGTGTTTTATCCTCAAGACCTGCTTTCAAAAATGCATCTTTTCTATTCATACAAGATTCACATACCCCACATTGTATATCTACATTGCCCACGGTCACAGCATTGTTCTTATAGTTATAATTACCCGTTCCCGTATAACAACTCCAAGTTTCAAAAATTCTATTTCCCAATGTTTCATACCCCATCAAAAGTAACTCTGATTTGCTTATTTTATCTATTGCAGGTGACCAAATATGAAGTTTGTTTCTTATTCCTGCAGCAATCCCATCAATTTCAGACAAGTTAAGTAGTTTTTCTAGTGAGCGTGTGAATGAGGGACGACAATCAGGATACAACGTATCACCGGAATGAGCACCATACGCTATGAGTGGAACATCCAAAGAAGTAGCCCATACTGATGCAATGGTCAAAAAAACTGTATTTCTTAATGGTACTACCATGCTATAATCAAACTTTGAAGGGATTTTGGATCTTGAATTCGTAAGTATGTTTGTTTTTCCTAAAAGAGCTTTTAGGAATGATATATCAACTATTTCGTGTTTCTTACTTTTTAATAATTTGGAAAAGCGTTTTGCAACAGCAAGTTCATTGGATGCACGTTGCCCATAATTAAAAGAAATCAAATATACATCTAATCCCAAATTTCTTAGGTAAGCAGTAGTGCTTATAGAATCTAGGCCTCCACTAAATATACAAACAGCCTTTGAAAAATTACCTATGGAATCAGACTTTTGTATCAATTATAAAGTTAAATTAGATTATTCGCTATGTAAACTTGACGATGGCTCAATGTAATTATCTTTCTTTAAATATCCAACTAAACCTCCTATTGCATATGAGACAGATAGCATGACTCTAGTTAAGAAAAGTGTCTGTTCATAGTTATCGGTATAATTATAATATACTAAGATAGAGAACAAGGAAGAAAGAACAAATAAACCCGTAATTATTTGTTCGACACCATAAATTTTGGAATATT
Coding sequences:
- a CDS encoding minichromosome maintenance protein MCM, with translation MQEQEQEEQTISALSNELERFLRSFKDRDGNYKYFDKINNMMAASSTSITIDYIDFDSFAPSLAKDITHKPDEMLSAFNEAVTSILLEIHPEYANTIREHVRVRIGNYAVQKGLRDINADVINKLLGVSGMVVRSSEIKPLGKRIAYRCLNCNQISFSQLKGLVLKKPLRCINCSEKELEMDVEHSLFIDFQLVRLQELPEDLPAGQLPHYIEVTILGDLVDQCRPGDRIMLTGIVRIDQEYSFGSGNPTSQKTSLFRLRMEGNNIEYLGGRPGDKKTRSIERISISTEDERQILMLSKKPDIYDKLISSFAPHVHGHEVIKESILLLIVGSITKKLDDGSTRRGDINVLLVGDPGTAKSEMLKFAAKIAPRGLYTSGRGSTAAGLTAAVVRDKSGIMMLEAGAVVLGDQGLVCIDEFDKIKAEDRSALHEVMEQQTCSVAKGGIVATLNARTSILSAANPMYGKYDPYKNITENVNLPVPLLTRFDLVYVIRDLPEKEKDSKIASHILEIHKDVKKSSQGTINIDLFSKYLAFAKQIAEPELTGEAISIIRDYYMKMRNVDSDSMITVTPRQLEGLIRLATARARLLLKDKVERDDAERSLFLVQRMLETAGVDVNTGKVDLGVLHGKPFSEISKLKLFMEIFSSISGEDKNDVEENVFIGELIKTGKFTDSDARMYIKKAMNDGQIYERKPGFYSKA
- a CDS encoding replication factor C small subunit; the protein is MEKQQKSKEISDIMWVEKYRPTRLDQIINQKEIVQGLENLLKKPNELPHLLFTGPAGIGKTTTALCLARQILGENWKRDTLELNASDERGIKMVRERVKEFASIMKLSLKQDIDEKPFKIIILDEADEMTSEAQTALRRIIEDSAKTTRFIFICNYLSQIIEPIQSRCVIFRFSKVSEDEIVKYLKNICANEGVKVEEKALHKIYEHTNGDLRYSINILQAAAASGNVNMQHVQNAIGISGKSKIAEIINLAVNAKFNESRIKLLELLNVYGVSETDFLKYANEEIYKLELKDPFEVSTMVAEYDYRLANGAHPEIQLAAFLAQLGRLNVKRQS
- a CDS encoding 7-carboxy-7-deazaguanine synthase QueE is translated as MPIINPRIEIHNNDSNNNENYTIDDQEELDKVQLNEVFVSIEGEGIFAGTKTLFIRFSGCHLRCYWCDTKYSLSPKSGKTYTIGEAKHLIYRKLQPNIFKVNFTGGEPLLQPLSLVTLANFIKNELNMKTYLESSCYDWQRFKSVLPYFDICKIEFKTSDSKVIEPKFYDELIQNELKCLELALSRKDKISFVKIVFTKSTNVNEIRELTNKIFKSSNIDNLSGITLQPSYQYDSPSAEQILKIYDEVYPYCKDVRVIPQMHKMLDMN
- a CDS encoding 7-cyano-7-deazaguanine synthase, which gives rise to MIQKSDSIGNFSKAVCIFSGGLDSISTTAYLRNLGLDVYLISFNYGQRASNELAVAKRFSKLLKSKKHEIVDISFLKALLGKTNILTNSRSKIPSKFDYSMVVPLRNTVFLTIASVWATSLDVPLIAYGAHSGDTLYPDCRPSFTRSLEKLLNLSEIDGIAAGIRNKLHIWSPAIDKISKSELLLMGYETLGNRIFETWSCYTGTGNYNYKNNAVTVGNVDIQCGVCESCMNRKDAFLKAGLEDKTLYANH